In Corynebacterium afermentans subsp. afermentans, a genomic segment contains:
- a CDS encoding DHA2 family efflux MFS transporter permease subunit: MAGPVVDDARVFMILVDSTIVSVAIPAISEGLDASYNEVIWVNSAYLLAYAVPLLITGRLGDRFGPRTIYLTGLALFTASSLACGLASTSAALIAARAFQGFGGAMVTPQTMSVMIRTFSPKERGGAMGVWGATAGLATVTGPLLGGVLVDASGWPWIFFVNVPVGVLGLVLAWIYVPRLDKTNRHFDWVGVGLSTVSMFCLVFGIQEAENFNWDWRVWALLFAGAATMVLFFSWQSRQGGSALVPLALFQDRNFSLAGATISTVGFAISTYIIPWMIYVQTVQGFTPTQAALLVLPSGVVSGLLSPWVGKLTNTHDPKPFAITGLTLAAASIGISALITTPAVDPRWMYAIAVVYGVANSLMWGPLSMIATRNLDPRLAGAGSSVYNTTRQIGGVIGSAAIAAMMSSQLAAKLGDGAGAGDMATAGQATGPLPEALHEPFALAMSNSIWLPCAVIAAGAVVACFFARTKSWND, translated from the coding sequence GTGGCCGGCCCTGTGGTCGATGATGCTCGGGTTTTCATGATCCTGGTGGATTCCACCATTGTTTCGGTGGCGATCCCCGCGATCTCAGAGGGCCTCGATGCCTCCTATAACGAGGTCATCTGGGTCAACTCCGCGTACCTTTTGGCGTACGCGGTGCCACTGTTGATCACTGGCCGCCTCGGCGACCGTTTCGGCCCCCGAACCATCTACCTCACCGGCCTGGCGCTGTTCACGGCGTCGTCGCTGGCGTGCGGGTTGGCCTCCACCTCGGCCGCGCTGATCGCCGCCCGCGCGTTCCAGGGCTTTGGTGGTGCGATGGTCACGCCGCAAACCATGTCGGTGATGATCCGCACGTTCTCTCCGAAGGAGCGCGGCGGCGCGATGGGTGTGTGGGGCGCCACGGCTGGCCTCGCCACCGTCACGGGTCCGCTGTTGGGCGGTGTGCTTGTCGACGCCTCCGGTTGGCCCTGGATCTTCTTCGTCAACGTCCCCGTCGGTGTGCTCGGCCTGGTCCTGGCGTGGATCTACGTGCCGCGCCTGGACAAGACCAACAGGCACTTCGACTGGGTGGGCGTGGGGTTAAGCACCGTGAGCATGTTCTGCCTGGTCTTTGGCATCCAGGAAGCGGAGAACTTCAACTGGGACTGGCGCGTGTGGGCGCTGCTTTTCGCGGGTGCGGCGACGATGGTGCTGTTTTTCAGCTGGCAGTCCAGGCAGGGCGGTAGCGCGCTAGTGCCGTTGGCGTTGTTCCAGGACCGCAACTTCTCTCTCGCCGGCGCCACTATCTCCACGGTCGGCTTCGCTATTTCCACCTACATCATCCCGTGGATGATCTACGTGCAGACGGTGCAGGGCTTTACCCCCACCCAGGCGGCGCTGCTGGTGCTGCCGTCGGGTGTGGTCTCCGGTCTGCTGTCGCCGTGGGTTGGCAAGCTGACCAACACGCACGACCCGAAGCCCTTCGCCATCACCGGCCTCACCTTGGCGGCGGCGTCGATAGGCATCTCGGCGCTGATCACCACCCCGGCGGTGGACCCGCGCTGGATGTACGCCATCGCCGTGGTCTATGGCGTGGCCAACTCGCTGATGTGGGGCCCGCTTTCCATGATCGCCACCCGCAACTTGGACCCGCGCCTGGCCGGCGCCGGCTCGAGCGTGTACAACACCACCCGCCAGATCGGCGGGGTGATCGGGTCGGCGGCGATCGCGGCGATGATGTCGTCGCAGCTCGCCGCCAAGCTTGGCGACGGAGCCGGCGCGGGCGACATGGCCACCGCGGGTCAGGCGACAGGCCCGCTGCCGGAGGCGCTGCACGAACCGTTCGCGCTGGCGATGAGCAATTCGATCTGGCTGCCGTGCGCCGTCATCGCGGCAGGCGCCGTGGTCGCATGCTTCTTCGCAAGGACGAAATCCTGGAACGATTAA
- a CDS encoding DUF4185 domain-containing protein has product MRTQTTPKILLSAGVASALALTAVTAPQAHAESSLSSLSSSSGTPAKKKREKKPWVPVEPPKKTASNPLRLPNGTTIQIMDDVLGKYSAHTGFRSGDLGAMAPMGNGEFAMIFGDSFRGDFGQGWMSPVGVVATMDEDGFIKILRPIDNTSEVSDMISYRRINQSTLIPSDVINIDGTLYLHGTFHAPAFGDVVSSNVWKSDDGGKTWKEISSTRGNHMGGVTQLISWDEGPDGYIYATTTKFGRDSAVYLFRFKPEDIHNPGNWEGYSASIDDWTDHAEPILQDNVKAGEMCLRYIDGHWVLVMFNEDSLSVEVRISETLERDWDDVRVAKIARHGSWDSKQTPLNWSQPYGGYIVPGSHLDDMDIVVSQWNTTDNSRYTATQFNVKGLDEVNGIDADEVREEPEVTVVKQGSESTTDMEAEDNLVNDKPELFLSSEDSNTLSTLRTVGIILGVLAAIGAIGAVTLPMYRDMLPEPIQQMLPF; this is encoded by the coding sequence ATGCGCACCCAGACAACCCCGAAGATCCTTCTCAGCGCAGGTGTGGCCAGCGCCCTCGCGCTGACGGCCGTGACCGCGCCCCAGGCGCATGCGGAATCGAGCCTGTCCAGCCTGTCTTCTTCCTCCGGCACCCCCGCGAAGAAGAAGCGCGAGAAGAAGCCGTGGGTGCCCGTGGAGCCGCCGAAGAAGACCGCGTCGAATCCGCTGCGGCTGCCCAACGGCACCACCATCCAAATCATGGACGACGTGCTGGGTAAATACTCCGCCCACACCGGGTTCCGCAGCGGCGACCTGGGGGCGATGGCGCCGATGGGCAACGGCGAGTTCGCCATGATCTTCGGCGACTCCTTCCGCGGGGATTTCGGCCAAGGGTGGATGAGCCCGGTCGGGGTGGTGGCCACCATGGACGAGGACGGCTTTATCAAGATCCTGCGCCCCATCGACAACACCTCCGAGGTCAGCGACATGATCTCGTACCGCCGCATCAACCAAAGCACCCTGATTCCGTCCGACGTGATCAACATCGACGGCACGCTGTACTTGCACGGCACCTTCCATGCCCCCGCTTTTGGCGACGTGGTTTCCTCCAACGTGTGGAAGTCCGACGACGGCGGTAAAACCTGGAAAGAAATCAGCTCCACCCGCGGCAATCACATGGGCGGTGTGACGCAACTGATTAGCTGGGACGAGGGCCCGGACGGCTACATCTACGCCACCACCACCAAATTCGGCCGCGATTCGGCGGTGTACCTGTTCCGCTTCAAGCCGGAAGACATTCACAACCCGGGCAACTGGGAGGGCTACAGCGCCTCGATCGACGATTGGACCGATCACGCCGAACCGATCCTGCAGGACAACGTGAAGGCCGGCGAGATGTGCCTGCGCTACATCGACGGCCACTGGGTTCTGGTCATGTTCAACGAGGACTCGCTGAGCGTCGAGGTGCGCATCTCCGAGACTTTGGAACGCGACTGGGACGACGTCCGGGTAGCCAAAATCGCACGGCACGGGTCCTGGGACAGCAAGCAGACCCCGCTGAACTGGTCGCAGCCCTACGGCGGCTACATCGTGCCGGGCTCGCACCTGGACGACATGGACATTGTGGTCTCTCAGTGGAACACCACCGACAACAGCCGCTACACCGCCACCCAGTTCAACGTGAAGGGGCTGGACGAGGTGAACGGCATCGACGCGGACGAGGTGCGCGAGGAGCCCGAGGTCACTGTAGTCAAGCAGGGGTCGGAGTCCACCACCGACATGGAGGCTGAGGACAACCTGGTCAACGACAAGCCCGAGCTGTTCTTGTCCTCGGAGGACAGCAACACGCTGAGTACCCTGCGCACCGTCGGCATCATTCTGGGCGTGCTCGCGGCCATCGGCGCCATCGGGGCGGTGACGCTGCCGATGTACAGGGACATGCTGCCGGAGCCGATCCAGCAGATGCTGCCGTTCTAG
- a CDS encoding cupin domain-containing protein produces the protein MADKGPNPFVVDIEKATLDNEAFRDTLWTGKNLQLTVMTIPVGGEIGAEIHDDHDQFLRLEEGELRAQIGPSEDDLEIDEVIKADWAAFVPAGKWHNFVNESDAPAKLYSIYSPPEHAPGTRHETKADADNDPQETDAV, from the coding sequence ATGGCTGACAAGGGCCCCAACCCGTTTGTGGTGGACATTGAGAAGGCGACGCTGGACAACGAGGCGTTCCGCGACACGCTGTGGACCGGCAAGAACCTGCAGCTGACCGTGATGACCATCCCGGTCGGCGGCGAAATCGGCGCCGAGATCCACGACGACCACGACCAGTTCCTCCGCCTCGAGGAAGGCGAACTGCGCGCACAGATCGGCCCGTCCGAGGACGACCTGGAAATCGACGAAGTGATCAAGGCCGACTGGGCCGCATTCGTGCCGGCCGGCAAGTGGCACAACTTCGTCAACGAATCCGACGCGCCGGCGAAGCTGTACTCCATCTACTCCCCGCCGGAGCACGCCCCCGGCACCCGCCACGAAACCAAGGCGGACGCGGATAACGACCCGCAGGAAACCGACGCTGTGTAA
- a CDS encoding DUF808 domain-containing protein yields the protein MAGGLLALLDDVALIARQAAASVDDVAGMTAKTSSKAAGVVIDDAAVTPQYVDGVTPARELPMIWRITKGSLRNKLVFILPVALLLNAFAPWALTPILMLGGTYLAFEGAEKIAHKLSSNDDEEAEKAANKSDQDEDTLVNSAIRTDLILSTEIMFISLDEVKDQSVWMEAAVLVAVAIFITIAVYGAVALLVKIDDIGHGMIKRGNAENTGRALVKGMPYVLNAIGIIGTVAMLWVGGHLLIRGFDEIFGWHWPHDVIAKGQEAVGGGALGWLVDTGVSLVAGLIVGFIVLGVVQLVKKLR from the coding sequence ATGGCCGGTGGCCTACTCGCCCTGCTCGATGACGTCGCCTTGATCGCGCGCCAAGCCGCCGCGAGCGTCGATGACGTCGCGGGCATGACCGCAAAGACATCTTCCAAGGCCGCCGGCGTGGTCATCGACGACGCCGCGGTGACCCCGCAGTACGTCGACGGGGTCACACCGGCGCGTGAGCTGCCGATGATCTGGCGCATCACCAAGGGCTCGCTGCGCAACAAGCTGGTCTTCATTTTGCCGGTCGCGCTGCTGCTCAACGCGTTCGCGCCGTGGGCGCTGACCCCGATTCTCATGCTCGGCGGCACCTACCTCGCGTTCGAGGGTGCGGAAAAGATCGCCCACAAGCTGTCCTCCAACGACGACGAGGAAGCCGAGAAGGCGGCCAACAAGTCCGACCAGGACGAAGACACGCTGGTCAACAGCGCTATCCGCACGGACCTGATCTTGTCCACGGAGATCATGTTCATCTCCCTCGATGAGGTCAAGGATCAGTCGGTGTGGATGGAAGCCGCCGTGCTGGTCGCGGTGGCGATCTTCATCACCATCGCCGTCTACGGCGCTGTGGCGCTGCTGGTCAAGATCGACGACATCGGCCACGGCATGATCAAGCGCGGCAACGCCGAAAACACCGGCCGCGCGCTGGTCAAGGGCATGCCGTACGTGCTCAACGCCATCGGCATCATCGGCACCGTGGCAATGCTGTGGGTGGGCGGCCACCTGCTCATCCGCGGCTTCGACGAAATCTTCGGCTGGCACTGGCCGCACGACGTCATCGCCAAGGGTCAGGAGGCCGTCGGCGGCGGCGCGCTGGGCTGGCTGGTGGACACCGGCGTGTCCCTGGTGGCGGGCCTAATCGTCGGTTTCATTGTGCTGGGCGTGGTGCAGCTGGTGAAGAAGTTGCGCTAA
- a CDS encoding ECF transporter S component: MTAPANSAAPKNNSWRVVDIVTAAVLGVACGLLFWVWNSIGDAGFKALDALTPGLGGLVTGIWFTGGVLGGLIIRKPGAAVFVEVVAASVSAVLGSQWGIETLYSGLAQGFGAELIFLIFAYRRFGLSTAVLSGIGAGIGAFILELFLTPNLAMSLQFNLIYLACLIISGAVLAGVVAYYLVKALVKTGALDRFGAGRERFNTAA, from the coding sequence ATGACTGCGCCTGCAAACTCTGCCGCACCAAAGAACAACTCCTGGCGCGTGGTGGACATTGTCACCGCCGCCGTCCTCGGCGTGGCCTGCGGCCTGCTGTTCTGGGTGTGGAACAGCATCGGTGATGCGGGGTTTAAGGCGCTCGACGCCCTGACCCCGGGCCTCGGTGGTCTGGTCACCGGCATTTGGTTCACCGGCGGTGTGCTTGGCGGCCTGATCATCCGGAAGCCGGGTGCCGCGGTGTTCGTCGAGGTTGTCGCCGCATCCGTTTCCGCGGTACTTGGCAGCCAGTGGGGCATTGAGACGCTTTACTCGGGTCTGGCCCAGGGCTTCGGCGCCGAGCTGATCTTCCTGATCTTTGCTTACCGCCGCTTTGGCCTGTCCACGGCGGTGCTCTCCGGTATCGGCGCTGGTATCGGCGCGTTCATCCTGGAGCTGTTCCTCACGCCGAACCTGGCGATGAGCCTGCAGTTCAACCTCATCTACCTGGCCTGCCTGATCATTTCCGGTGCGGTCCTCGCGGGCGTGGTGGCCTACTACCTGGTCAAGGCGCTGGTGAAGACTGGGGCGCTGGACCGCTTCGGCGCTGGCCGCGAGCGCTTCAACACAGCCGCGTAA
- a CDS encoding ABC transporter ATP-binding protein, which produces MSLAISARGLFYQHATRPQPAFRHVDLDIARGERVLITGDSGSGKSTLLAVIAKLIDDSEDGSRTGTLHVDGTVGMVLQDPEAQTILSRVGDDVAFGAENLGVPREEIWPRVQRALDAVGLDIPLDHHTAHLSGGQKQRLALAGVIAMGADILILDEPTANLDPHGRDEVIAAVDRVCKRTGATLIVVEHRPKHWAHVVQTYYRLDQTGLSRISADELPDAPALPPAKKVPRGVPAAVATQEVLTRFGPPRTMHAPEGYSTVITGENGSGKTTLVQVLAGLTPPEKGEVEYSETIRQGLASPSITWSSKDLASRIGYVFQEPEHQFVTATVREEMALSGAPQERIDDLLHRLRLGHLVDANPFTLSGGEKRRLSVATALVNAPRLLILDEPTFGQDDRTFVELVGLIRELTEQGVTVMSITHDEAFIASLGDHVERVLARSDAEGDGR; this is translated from the coding sequence ATGTCGCTGGCTATCTCGGCGCGGGGGCTTTTCTACCAGCACGCGACGCGCCCGCAGCCCGCGTTTCGCCACGTCGACCTCGACATCGCGCGAGGGGAGCGGGTGCTCATCACCGGCGATTCGGGCTCGGGTAAGTCAACGTTGCTTGCGGTGATTGCCAAGCTTATCGACGACTCCGAGGACGGCAGCCGCACCGGCACCTTGCACGTGGACGGGACCGTCGGCATGGTGCTGCAGGACCCGGAGGCGCAGACGATCCTGTCGCGGGTGGGCGACGACGTCGCCTTCGGCGCCGAGAACCTCGGCGTACCCCGCGAGGAAATCTGGCCGCGTGTACAGCGCGCCCTCGACGCCGTGGGCCTCGACATCCCCCTGGACCACCACACCGCGCACTTATCCGGCGGGCAGAAGCAGCGTCTGGCTTTGGCGGGCGTGATCGCGATGGGGGCGGACATCCTCATCCTGGACGAGCCCACCGCGAACCTGGACCCGCACGGGCGCGACGAGGTCATCGCCGCGGTGGACCGCGTCTGCAAGCGCACCGGCGCCACCTTGATCGTGGTGGAGCACCGCCCGAAGCACTGGGCGCACGTAGTTCAGACCTACTACCGCCTGGACCAGACGGGCCTTTCCCGCATCAGCGCCGACGAGCTGCCGGACGCCCCGGCCCTGCCGCCGGCGAAGAAGGTGCCACGGGGAGTGCCTGCGGCCGTCGCAACGCAGGAGGTGCTTACGCGTTTCGGTCCGCCGCGCACCATGCACGCGCCGGAGGGGTATTCCACCGTGATTACCGGCGAGAACGGCTCCGGCAAGACCACGCTGGTGCAAGTGTTGGCGGGCTTGACCCCGCCTGAAAAGGGCGAGGTCGAGTACTCGGAGACGATCCGGCAGGGGCTGGCCTCCCCGTCGATTACATGGTCGTCGAAGGATCTGGCCAGCCGCATAGGGTATGTGTTCCAGGAACCGGAGCACCAGTTCGTCACCGCCACCGTGCGCGAGGAGATGGCGCTGTCCGGCGCGCCGCAGGAGCGTATCGACGACCTCCTGCACCGCCTGCGCCTGGGGCACCTGGTGGACGCGAACCCGTTCACCCTCTCCGGCGGCGAGAAGCGGCGCCTGTCGGTGGCCACCGCGCTGGTCAACGCCCCGAGGCTGCTGATCCTGGACGAGCCCACGTTCGGCCAGGACGACCGCACCTTCGTCGAGCTCGTCGGGCTGATCCGCGAGCTGACGGAGCAGGGCGTGACCGTCATGTCCATCACCCACGACGAGGCGTTCATCGCCTCGCTGGGCGACCACGTCGAGCGCGTCCTCGCACGCTCGGACGCTGAAGGAGATGGCCGATGA
- a CDS encoding energy-coupling factor transporter transmembrane component T family protein has protein sequence MNLLRGINPVTRILGLILLTTPLMFTIDWVSATFVLAFTLLMVPVCGLGYGRFFKRALPILLIAPLAGIPMALYGQAGGDTYLEWGLVHVTELSVSLAWAVILRVLAIALPVVLLSADVDPTDLGDGLAQVLHLPERFVIGTVAALRMLTLLRDDLDAMRRSRRARGIADQGKIKYWFSLSFGLLVMSLRRAGKLATAMEARGFGGPNKRSWARESKLHSRDWAVMAAGLAVALAALALAWATGYLRPVWAVR, from the coding sequence ATGAACCTACTGCGCGGTATCAACCCTGTCACCCGCATCCTCGGCCTAATACTTCTGACCACGCCGCTGATGTTCACCATCGACTGGGTCTCCGCCACCTTCGTGCTCGCGTTCACGCTGCTCATGGTGCCTGTGTGCGGGCTGGGCTACGGCCGCTTCTTCAAACGTGCGCTGCCGATCCTGCTCATCGCGCCGCTGGCGGGCATCCCCATGGCGCTCTACGGCCAGGCAGGCGGGGACACCTACCTCGAGTGGGGGCTTGTGCACGTCACCGAGCTGTCGGTGTCGTTGGCGTGGGCGGTGATCCTGCGCGTGCTCGCGATCGCGCTGCCGGTGGTGCTGCTGTCTGCGGACGTGGACCCCACCGACCTGGGCGACGGGCTCGCGCAAGTGCTGCACCTGCCGGAACGCTTCGTCATCGGCACCGTCGCGGCACTTCGCATGCTCACGCTGCTGCGCGACGACCTCGACGCCATGCGCCGCTCCCGCCGCGCCCGCGGCATTGCCGACCAGGGCAAAATCAAGTACTGGTTCTCGCTGTCGTTCGGCCTGCTGGTGATGTCGCTGCGCCGCGCCGGCAAGCTCGCCACCGCCATGGAAGCGCGCGGCTTCGGCGGGCCGAACAAGCGCTCCTGGGCGCGCGAATCCAAGCTGCACTCCCGCGACTGGGCGGTCATGGCCGCCGGCCTCGCCGTCGCGCTCGCCGCGCTCGCGCTTGCGTGGGCGACCGGCTACCTTCGCCCGGTGTGGGCGGTGCGATGA
- a CDS encoding (d)CMP kinase — translation MTYTLLIDGPSGSGKTTLANQIGAALGIRVVHLDDFYPGWGGLAEGARMVADDVLDPVTPGFWRWDWEQDRRAEWVPLVPGADLVVEGVGAVTEASISKAKARGDVDTLRVTAADATRKARALKRDPGYAPWWDMWAEQEKLLPVLPVDVEVRRV, via the coding sequence ATGACGTACACCCTGCTTATCGACGGCCCCTCGGGCTCCGGCAAAACCACCCTCGCCAACCAAATCGGGGCCGCCCTCGGCATCCGGGTGGTGCACCTGGACGATTTCTACCCAGGCTGGGGCGGGCTGGCCGAGGGCGCCCGGATGGTCGCCGACGACGTCCTCGACCCGGTGACGCCCGGGTTCTGGCGCTGGGACTGGGAGCAGGATAGACGTGCAGAATGGGTGCCGTTGGTGCCCGGCGCGGACCTCGTGGTGGAGGGGGTGGGGGCGGTGACGGAGGCGTCGATAAGCAAGGCGAAAGCGCGCGGGGACGTGGACACGCTGAGGGTGACCGCGGCCGATGCGACGCGAAAAGCCCGGGCCCTCAAGCGGGACCCGGGCTACGCGCCTTGGTGGGACATGTGGGCCGAGCAGGAAAAACTCCTGCCCGTACTCCCCGTGGACGTGGAGGTTAGGAGGGTGTGA
- a CDS encoding DUF402 domain-containing protein, with protein sequence MAADLHPVKQETFDTAANINTDPKGFLREVDTFRITDFGLYMGRGADHPEFGYLESWLLPELGLRANIFHFREGAGREQDFYFDVADIDVDGEVWSTRDLYVDLVSLTGNPIDVLDIDELAAATSAGFITAEDAEKAIDVTLAAVEGITRHGDDAMEWLRAQGIELTWADNVELTPAG encoded by the coding sequence ATGGCCGCCGATCTGCACCCCGTGAAGCAGGAGACGTTCGACACCGCAGCGAACATCAACACCGACCCGAAGGGGTTTTTGCGCGAGGTGGACACGTTCCGCATCACAGACTTTGGCCTGTACATGGGTCGCGGCGCCGACCACCCGGAGTTCGGCTACCTGGAGAGTTGGTTGCTGCCGGAGCTGGGGCTGCGCGCAAACATCTTCCACTTCCGCGAGGGCGCCGGGCGGGAGCAGGACTTCTACTTCGACGTCGCCGACATCGACGTCGACGGTGAGGTGTGGAGCACCCGCGACCTGTACGTCGACCTCGTGTCGCTGACCGGCAACCCGATCGACGTTCTCGACATCGACGAGCTCGCCGCCGCCACCTCTGCGGGCTTCATCACCGCCGAGGACGCCGAGAAGGCTATCGACGTCACGCTGGCCGCCGTCGAAGGCATCACCCGCCACGGCGACGACGCCATGGAGTGGCTGCGCGCCCAAGGCATCGAACTGACGTGGGCCGACAATGTGGAGCTAACCCCGGCCGGTTAA
- a CDS encoding Rv1157c family protein, whose product MTGGVAKQTASAQSSFLDPLGRPTPETVARVNAFADQPHVPQKVGNALRTAVQFYAGGDEIGGPPLPANAPRFTQFYWPTVSGNCIGEGLHSTASAIAVPGPAQSPAPGAKAGQTTFVFTALGTPAAAKEQGGMKVYWINLANFRTGVTPLDNNGINPTGPATVSATADTGSGRVLAVVDGSVRTVDKVCPFAPTAASIDVR is encoded by the coding sequence GTGACCGGAGGCGTCGCTAAGCAAACTGCCTCTGCGCAGTCCTCATTCCTCGACCCGCTGGGCCGGCCCACGCCCGAGACTGTCGCGCGCGTCAACGCGTTCGCAGATCAGCCTCACGTCCCGCAAAAGGTGGGCAACGCGCTGCGCACCGCGGTGCAGTTCTACGCGGGTGGCGACGAAATCGGCGGCCCGCCACTGCCTGCGAACGCCCCACGGTTCACCCAGTTCTACTGGCCCACCGTCTCCGGCAACTGCATCGGCGAGGGACTGCACTCCACCGCCTCCGCGATCGCAGTACCCGGGCCCGCCCAGTCCCCCGCCCCGGGCGCGAAGGCCGGCCAAACCACCTTCGTCTTCACCGCGCTGGGCACCCCGGCGGCCGCGAAGGAGCAGGGCGGCATGAAGGTGTACTGGATCAACCTGGCCAATTTCCGCACCGGCGTAACGCCGTTGGACAACAACGGGATTAACCCCACAGGACCGGCCACCGTGTCCGCGACCGCGGACACGGGCTCTGGGCGGGTTCTGGCAGTTGTTGACGGGAGTGTGCGCACCGTCGACAAGGTCTGCCCCTTCGCACCGACCGCCGCATCGATTGACGTGAGGTAA
- the typA gene encoding translational GTPase TypA, translating into MSHPEFRNVAIVAHVDHGKTTLVNAMLEQSGVFGDHGEHGDRVMDSGELESERGITILAKNTAIRRAGKGKDGADLIINVIDTPGHADFGGEVERGLSMVDGVVLLIDASEGPLPQTRFVLGKALEAKKPVIICVNKTDRPDARIDEVVEEAQDLLLELGAGLEDPEAAEAAENLLELPVLYTSGRAGRASLENPGNGNLPDNEDLQPLFDVIYDVLPEPSAEIDAPFQAQVTNLDSSSFLGRIGLIRVFKGSVKKGQTVAWVHYDSEGNQQVKNVKIAELLVTEGLDRVPATGDVVAGDIAAVSGVEDIMIGDTLCDPENVEPLPRIAIDAPAISMTIGVNTSPMAGRNGGDKLTARMVKARLDQELIGNVSIKVLPTERPDAWEVQGRGEMALTVLIETMRREGFELTVGKPQVVTKEVDGKIYEPYDHMIIDVPAEHQGAVTQLMASRKGQMTSMGNAGSGDWVRMEFDVPSRGLIGFRTTFLTETRGAGIANSYSIEHRPWAGEIKGRPTGSLVADRSGQVTAYALQQLADRGDFFVEPGVDAYEGMVVGANSRDEDMDVNITKEKKLTNMRAASADATVTLQKARTLSLDEAIEFCDDDECVEVAPEAMRVRKIILNATERGRARSRAKQKNS; encoded by the coding sequence GTGTCGCACCCTGAATTTCGCAACGTAGCCATCGTCGCCCACGTCGACCACGGTAAAACCACCCTGGTCAACGCCATGCTGGAACAGTCCGGCGTGTTCGGCGACCACGGCGAACACGGCGACCGCGTGATGGACTCCGGGGAGCTCGAGTCCGAGCGCGGCATCACCATCCTGGCCAAGAACACCGCCATCCGCCGCGCCGGCAAGGGCAAGGACGGCGCGGACCTAATCATCAACGTCATTGACACCCCGGGCCACGCCGACTTCGGCGGCGAGGTCGAGCGCGGCCTGTCCATGGTCGACGGCGTTGTCTTGCTTATCGACGCATCCGAAGGCCCGCTGCCGCAAACCCGCTTCGTGCTCGGCAAGGCACTCGAAGCCAAGAAGCCGGTTATCATCTGCGTGAACAAGACCGACCGCCCGGACGCCCGCATCGACGAGGTCGTCGAAGAAGCCCAGGACCTGCTCCTCGAGCTCGGCGCTGGCCTGGAGGACCCGGAAGCCGCAGAGGCCGCCGAGAACCTGCTCGAGCTGCCGGTGCTCTACACCTCCGGCCGCGCCGGCCGCGCCTCCCTGGAAAACCCGGGCAACGGCAACCTGCCGGACAACGAGGATCTGCAGCCGCTGTTCGACGTCATCTACGACGTGCTGCCGGAGCCGTCCGCGGAGATCGACGCGCCGTTCCAGGCACAGGTGACCAACCTGGACTCTTCCTCCTTCCTGGGCCGTATCGGCCTGATCCGCGTGTTCAAGGGTTCCGTGAAGAAGGGCCAGACCGTCGCCTGGGTCCACTACGATTCCGAAGGTAACCAGCAGGTCAAGAACGTCAAGATCGCGGAGCTTCTGGTTACCGAGGGCCTGGACCGCGTCCCGGCCACCGGCGACGTGGTCGCAGGCGACATCGCCGCCGTCTCCGGCGTCGAGGACATCATGATCGGCGACACGCTGTGCGATCCGGAAAACGTCGAGCCGCTGCCGCGCATCGCCATCGACGCCCCGGCGATCTCCATGACCATCGGCGTGAACACCTCCCCGATGGCCGGCCGCAACGGCGGTGACAAGCTCACCGCCCGCATGGTCAAGGCCCGGCTGGACCAGGAGCTGATCGGTAACGTCTCCATCAAGGTGCTGCCCACCGAGCGTCCTGACGCATGGGAGGTGCAGGGCCGCGGCGAGATGGCCCTCACCGTGCTCATCGAGACCATGCGCCGCGAAGGCTTCGAGCTGACCGTGGGCAAGCCGCAGGTGGTGACCAAGGAGGTCGACGGCAAGATCTACGAGCCCTACGACCACATGATCATCGACGTGCCCGCCGAGCACCAGGGCGCCGTCACCCAGCTGATGGCCAGCCGCAAGGGCCAGATGACCTCGATGGGCAACGCCGGCTCCGGCGACTGGGTGCGCATGGAGTTCGACGTGCCGTCGCGAGGCCTGATCGGCTTCCGCACCACCTTCCTCACCGAGACCCGCGGCGCCGGCATCGCCAACTCGTACTCCATCGAACACCGCCCGTGGGCCGGCGAGATCAAGGGCCGCCCGACCGGCTCCCTGGTCGCCGACCGCTCCGGCCAGGTCACCGCCTACGCGCTGCAGCAGCTGGCAGACCGCGGCGACTTCTTCGTCGAGCCGGGCGTGGACGCCTACGAAGGCATGGTGGTGGGCGCGAACTCCCGCGACGAGGACATGGACGTCAACATCACCAAGGAAAAGAAGCTGACCAACATGCGCGCCGCCTCCGCGGACGCTACCGTCACGTTGCAGAAGGCCCGCACCCTGTCCCTGGACGAGGCCATCGAGTTCTGCGACGACGACGAGTGCGTCGAGGTTGCACCCGAGGCGATGCGCGTGCGCAAGATCATCCTCAACGCCACCGAGCGCGGCCGCGCCCGCTCCCGCGCAAAGCAGAAGAACAGCTAG